One Halobacterium zhouii genomic region harbors:
- a CDS encoding TetR/AcrR family transcriptional regulator, which yields MTDDTTDEIMEATYTALCEHGYASLRMQDIADESTKSKAALHYHYDSKHDLLVAFLEHLRDELAGRVTEFREGDPSERLAEFLDEFLLPGDDTPGEEWGTAILEIKAQGPYDDAFRDRLQRIDDIWVDVVREAIADGVDAGVVREDVDPDDVAEFVVSLVMGTQARNVAIGYPRERTHASLTDYIEERVLVDGETLGVAEE from the coding sequence ATGACAGACGACACCACCGACGAGATAATGGAAGCGACGTACACCGCGCTCTGCGAGCACGGGTACGCGTCCCTGCGGATGCAGGACATCGCGGACGAATCGACGAAGAGCAAAGCCGCCCTCCACTACCACTACGACTCAAAACACGACCTGCTGGTGGCGTTCCTCGAGCACCTCCGGGACGAACTCGCCGGCCGGGTGACGGAGTTCCGCGAGGGCGACCCTAGCGAGCGACTCGCCGAGTTCCTGGACGAGTTCCTCCTCCCCGGCGACGACACCCCCGGCGAGGAGTGGGGGACTGCCATCCTCGAAATCAAGGCCCAGGGACCCTACGACGACGCGTTCCGCGACCGACTCCAGCGCATCGACGACATCTGGGTCGACGTCGTCCGCGAAGCCATCGCCGACGGCGTCGACGCCGGCGTCGTCCGCGAGGACGTCGACCCCGACGATGTCGCCGAGTTCGTCGTCTCGCTCGTGATGGGGACCCAGGCGCGAAACGTCGCTATCGGCTACCCCCGAGAGCGAACCCACGCCTCGCTCACTGACTACATCGAGGAGCGCGTGCTCGTCGACGGAGAGACCCTGGGGGTGGCCGAGGAGTGA
- a CDS encoding MATE family efflux transporter yields MSVTDRVSALFKGPEELELTSGSIAKPLLYLSLPIVITNLFQTAYNIADTFWLGQYSTDALAAITFAFPMVFLLIALALGISVAGSVLVAQYVGADEEERAEYAASQTVAFAAVAAVVLGAIGFVFVDEFLVLLGASADVTPLATSYMQVYSVGLVAVFGFAVFVSLMRGYGDTVTPMLVMFGSVVLNILLDPLLIFGFDQNPLFGYLGLRGLESQLFALTGYTGSGIEGAAIATVFSRLLALVVGLVIMFQGTRGVRIRLSQMKPDADYARRLLDIGVPASIEGTARALSVNLLLVVVALFPDTVAAAYGIGTRVFSVIFLPAIAFSQGVETMTGQNIGAGKLDRAEYANHYGAKVMLGALTAFGAVVFLAAHPIAAVFTQNPEVAAIGAEFLRYAALTFGFIGVMRSYSGGFRGAGQTLIAAVISIAMLGFIRLPIAWVGAHRLGVEGLWIAFAVSNVLGGVISYVWFERGTWRDADVTEARGPSAAPDATDD; encoded by the coding sequence GTGAGCGTCACTGACAGAGTCAGCGCCCTGTTCAAGGGCCCGGAGGAACTCGAATTGACGTCGGGCAGCATCGCGAAACCCCTGCTCTACCTCTCGCTCCCCATCGTCATCACGAACCTCTTCCAGACCGCCTACAACATCGCGGACACGTTCTGGCTCGGCCAGTACAGCACGGACGCGCTGGCCGCCATCACGTTCGCGTTCCCGATGGTGTTCCTGCTCATCGCGCTCGCGCTGGGCATCTCCGTCGCCGGGAGCGTGCTCGTCGCGCAGTACGTCGGCGCGGACGAGGAGGAACGCGCGGAGTACGCCGCCTCTCAGACGGTGGCGTTCGCGGCAGTCGCCGCCGTGGTCCTGGGCGCCATCGGGTTCGTGTTCGTCGACGAGTTCCTCGTGCTTCTCGGCGCGTCCGCTGACGTTACACCCCTCGCCACGTCGTACATGCAGGTGTACTCGGTCGGACTCGTCGCGGTGTTCGGCTTCGCGGTGTTCGTCTCGCTGATGCGGGGGTACGGCGACACGGTCACGCCGATGCTCGTGATGTTCGGTTCCGTCGTCCTCAACATCCTCCTCGACCCGCTTCTCATCTTCGGGTTCGACCAGAACCCGCTGTTCGGCTACCTCGGCCTGCGCGGCCTCGAATCCCAGTTGTTCGCGCTCACGGGCTACACCGGGTCGGGCATCGAGGGCGCCGCCATCGCCACCGTCTTCTCTCGCCTGCTCGCGCTCGTCGTCGGCCTGGTCATCATGTTCCAGGGGACGCGGGGCGTCCGCATCCGACTCTCCCAGATGAAACCCGACGCGGACTACGCCCGCCGCCTGCTCGACATCGGCGTACCGGCATCCATCGAGGGAACCGCACGCGCACTCTCCGTGAACCTCCTGCTGGTCGTCGTCGCTCTCTTCCCGGACACCGTCGCGGCGGCCTACGGCATCGGCACGCGCGTGTTCTCGGTCATCTTCCTGCCCGCCATCGCGTTCTCCCAGGGCGTCGAGACGATGACCGGACAGAACATCGGCGCGGGGAAACTCGACCGCGCGGAGTACGCGAACCACTACGGCGCGAAGGTGATGCTGGGGGCGCTGACGGCGTTCGGTGCCGTGGTGTTCCTCGCGGCCCACCCCATCGCCGCGGTGTTCACGCAGAACCCCGAGGTCGCCGCGATAGGCGCCGAGTTCCTCCGGTACGCCGCGCTCACGTTCGGGTTCATCGGCGTGATGCGGTCGTACAGCGGCGGGTTCCGTGGCGCCGGTCAGACCCTCATCGCGGCCGTCATCTCCATAGCGATGCTCGGATTCATCCGGCTACCTATCGCGTGGGTCGGCGCCCACCGACTCGGCGTAGAAGGCCTCTGGATCGCGTTCGCGGTGTCGAACGTGCTCGGCGGCGTCATCTCGTACGTCTGGTTCGAGCGCGGAACGTGGCGGGACGCCGACGTCACGGAGGCCCGCGGGCCGTCCGCGGCGCCCGACGCGACCGACGACTGA
- a CDS encoding thermonuclease family protein, with protein MKRATLAVVALVLLAGCTVNVSIGGQTTDPAPAQVRTATVVDVVDGDTLDVEYANGTEERVRLLGVDTPEVHVEVSPGEFEGVPDTEAGRSCLRKWGERASQFATERLAGETVTVVVGGDRRGSYGRLLAYVTVGANASGERSFNYALLNRGYARLYETEFARLDSFTAAENQAQANGTGLWACAS; from the coding sequence GTGAAACGCGCCACACTCGCCGTCGTTGCACTTGTCCTCCTCGCTGGCTGTACCGTAAACGTCTCCATCGGCGGCCAGACGACGGACCCCGCTCCGGCCCAGGTCCGCACGGCGACCGTCGTCGACGTGGTGGACGGCGACACGCTCGACGTGGAGTACGCGAACGGAACCGAGGAGCGTGTGCGCCTGCTCGGCGTGGACACGCCGGAGGTCCACGTCGAGGTGTCGCCTGGCGAGTTCGAGGGCGTCCCGGACACCGAAGCGGGGCGCTCGTGTCTCCGCAAGTGGGGTGAGCGGGCGAGCCAGTTCGCGACCGAGCGCCTCGCTGGTGAGACCGTCACCGTCGTCGTCGGTGGTGACCGGCGCGGGAGCTACGGGCGCCTGCTCGCGTACGTCACCGTCGGCGCGAACGCTTCGGGGGAGCGGTCGTTCAACTACGCGCTCCTGAACAGGGGGTACGCGCGCCTCTACGAGACGGAGTTCGCGCGACTCGACTCGTTCACTGCGGCAGAGAACCAGGCGCAGGCGAACGGAACCGGACTCTGGGCGTGTGCGTCCTGA
- the btuC gene encoding vitamin B12 ABC transporter permease BtuC, which yields MRAYTRASAWTAGTFVVLVAVVLVSATIGSVSIPVQTVTFAALDALALPTSLSMSMATRPLPLVGAIPLPVLDVGYTSPLNFAVPGTTQYIVGSLRMPRIVLGATVGAGLAVAGTVMQGFFRNPMADPSIIGVSSGAAVAAVTALTLPALLPFGVQTAAFVGALAAAFTVYALATQNGRTPVATLLLAGVAVQTFLGAVTSFVVVHSGESIEQAMYWLMGRLNGARWHEVELVLPTIVIGSVILFAYARDMNVLLAGEEDAHTLGVDVERTKRILLVVSSIVTAAAVSVAGIIGFVGLVVPHAMRLLVGPDHRVLLPTSAMMGGAFLVVADTIARSQPAQLPVGIVTAFVGAPFFLYLLRDREVHSL from the coding sequence ATGCGAGCGTACACCAGGGCGAGCGCGTGGACCGCCGGAACGTTCGTCGTTCTCGTCGCAGTCGTCCTCGTCAGCGCCACCATCGGCTCGGTGTCCATCCCCGTCCAGACGGTCACGTTCGCGGCGCTGGACGCGCTCGCGCTTCCTACCTCGCTTTCGATGTCGATGGCGACGCGGCCGCTCCCGCTCGTCGGCGCGATTCCCCTGCCAGTCCTCGACGTCGGCTACACGTCGCCACTGAACTTCGCAGTCCCCGGAACCACGCAGTACATCGTCGGCAGCCTCCGGATGCCCCGAATCGTTCTCGGCGCGACGGTCGGCGCCGGTCTCGCGGTCGCTGGCACCGTCATGCAGGGGTTCTTCCGGAATCCGATGGCCGACCCTTCCATCATCGGCGTCTCCTCGGGCGCAGCGGTCGCCGCCGTCACCGCGCTCACGTTGCCCGCGCTCCTTCCATTCGGCGTTCAGACCGCGGCGTTCGTCGGCGCGCTGGCCGCCGCGTTCACCGTCTACGCCCTCGCCACGCAGAACGGCCGCACCCCCGTCGCCACGCTGCTGCTCGCTGGCGTTGCCGTACAGACGTTCCTCGGTGCAGTCACGTCCTTCGTCGTCGTCCACTCCGGCGAAAGCATCGAACAGGCGATGTACTGGCTGATGGGGCGCCTAAACGGCGCGCGCTGGCACGAAGTCGAACTCGTGCTCCCGACCATCGTCATCGGGAGCGTCATTCTGTTCGCGTACGCTCGGGACATGAACGTCCTGCTCGCTGGTGAGGAGGACGCGCACACGCTCGGCGTCGACGTCGAACGGACGAAGCGAATCCTCCTCGTAGTGTCGAGCATCGTCACGGCGGCCGCCGTCTCCGTCGCGGGAATCATCGGCTTCGTCGGGCTCGTCGTCCCGCACGCGATGCGCTTGCTCGTCGGCCCCGACCACCGCGTCCTGCTACCGACCAGCGCGATGATGGGCGGGGCGTTCCTCGTCGTCGCAGACACAATCGCGCGCTCTCAGCCCGCCCAGCTTCCCGTCGGCATCGTCACCGCGTTCGTCGGCGCGCCGTTCTTCCTCTACTTGCTCCGCGACCGGGAGGTGCATTCGCTGTGA